A single Perca flavescens isolate YP-PL-M2 chromosome 2, PFLA_1.0, whole genome shotgun sequence DNA region contains:
- the pik3r5 gene encoding phosphoinositide 3-kinase regulatory subunit 5 isoform X1: MQHTSCTEDRIQHALERCLDGLRQSPTAAHHWNVLMCSAGQSMNRWSLEELVKRDPENFLILLQQIIKKTKEVQDQCQYELVAPLAIMFSSTLLQTPYCPPDPELLEEAIKVFRCFLTWPEPYCSVCRSLLSTLQLEIKAPGISFQRLVREEQFLNTPGQCSKTMTVLLMNPCEVPAEFLLVAEQLSRIQHSQEETYITLIKHAFQSTLGTKYPLHSIHRALQVKTVNELGEIFSAVSDVLETAAAMSDPLKGRSHVIQGLEQLRESMRIPASNGRKSDGMLQTLPLPTAKCYMFHWEKDNFDVLNTLLEHEPADQVINGQAEEELEVDIDDDEEEIDAEEEEDEDDKEEEEHGLPSMSIIPNGCSNNHRASTFSTISSLSTASKDSMFSTLSVTSESYAPSLFSVTSGGDSDYFEDSDDYICSSPIAEKCSPKSMNKASARLSQHLYRLFIKPKTPRSLYRAKSLGNTESKDLFMVREKRSNSLPQQVKLRYPEPFLQTQSQTLRHVCFRRRPILSSDEDSMNTTLRVVVFGADQVAGKVARAYNSLRRKESACPRLSRAFKLQFFFVPVKRDSAAGPGSLRSPNPVVQSGTPKGAALSNDLHQMGTGDSTNDIAHLLGMLDPWYERNTLSLLNLPANVVCQQTSKTESESYDSSYEHRLPILADLVLYYCRYAARPALIQLYQAELTLACGERRTEVFVHSLELGHTAGTRAIKAMGAASKRFGIDGDREAVPLMLEVVYNKVVISGRSQWKRETKVCTSVNLTKACKNPEELDSKMECLQLTMTEVLKRQNCKSKKGYNQQLSMTEVKVDKVQVSGAGNTTFAVCLDQDEKKILQSVTRCDISVCYKPDSSTDWRLRKSLTSAQIQPLNPTFCSLLCLPIVTFSGALP, from the exons TGCTGATGTGCTCGGCAGGTCAGTCAATGAACCGCTGGAGCCTGGAGGAGCTGGTGAAAAGGGACCCTGAGAACTTCCTCATCCTCTTACAACAGATCATCAAGAAGACCAAAGAG GTTCAGGATCAGTGTCAGTATGAGCTGGTGGCTCCCCTCGCTATCATGTTCTCCTCCACATTGCTTCAG ACACCATACTGTCCTCCAGACCCAGAGCTGCTGGAGGAAGCTATCAAGGTGTTTCGCTGCTTCCTCACCTGGCCTGAGCCTTACTGCAGTGTGTGTAGAAGCCTTCTCTCAACTCTACAGCTGGAGATCAAAGCCCCAG GGATTTCCTTTCAGAGACTGGTAAGAGAAGAACAGTTCCTTAACACCCCCGGCCAGTGCTCCAAGACCAT GACCGTGCTGCTGATGAACCCTTGTGAGGTGCCCGCTGAGTTTCTCTTAGTGGCTGAGCAGCTCAGTCGCATTCAGCACTCGCAGGAAGAGACCTACATCACCCTGATAAAACACGCCTTCCAGTCCACACTAGGCACCAAGTACCCTCTACATAGCATCCATAGAGCCCTGCAG GTAAAAACTGTGAATGAATTGGGGGAGATCTTCTCAGCGGTAAGTGATGTTTTAGAGACGGCCGCTGCCATGAGTGACCCTCTGAAGGGCCGCAGTCATGTAATCCAGGGACTTGAGCAACTCAGGGAGAGCATGAGAATCCCAGCATCCAATGGAAGGAAGTCTGATG GAATGCTACAAACTCTTCCTTTGCCTACAGCCAAGTGTTACATGTTTCACTGGGAAAAAGATAACTTTG ATGTTCTGAACACTCTTTTGGAACATGAGCCTGCTGACCAGGTCATTAATGGGCAGGCTGAGGAGGAACTGGAGGTAGacattgatgatgatgaggaggagattgatgcagaagaagaggaggacgaagatgacaaagaagaggaggaacatGGATTGCCTTCAATGTCTATCATACCTAATGGCTGCAGCAACAACCATCGTGCCTCCACCTTCTCCACCATCTCCTCCCTGTCCACCGCCTCCAAAGACTCCATGTTCTCCACCTTGTCCGTCACTTCAGAGTCCTACGCTCCGTCCCTCTTCTCTGTCACTTCTGGTGGTGAtagtgactactttgaagattCGGATGACTACATCTGTTCTTCTCCTATTGCTGAAAAATGTTCGCCAAAGTCTATGAACAAAGCTTCGGCTCGGCTCAGCCAGCACTTGTACAGGCTCTTCATTAAACCCAAGACCCCTCGGTCGCTATACCGGGCCAAAAGCTTAGGAAACACAGAATCAAAAGACCTTTTCATGGTGCGAGAGAAGCGCTCCAACTCTTTACCACAGCAAGTCAAGTTACGCTATCCTGAGCCCTTCCTCCAGACACAAAGTCAAACTCTCAGACACGTCTGCTTCCGAAGGAGGCCCATTCTCAGCAGTGATGAGGACAGTATGAACACTACGCTGAGAGTGGTGGTGTTTGGTGCTGATCAGGTAGCAGGGAAGGTGGCCCGAGCCTACAATAgcctgaggaggaaggagagtgCATGTCCACGTCTCAGCAGGGCCTTCAAGCTTCAGTTCTTCTTTGTGCCTGTAAAGAGGGACTCAGCAGCAGGGCCCGGGAGTCTGAGGTCTCCTAATCCTGTGGTTCAATCTGGAACTCCAAAAGGAGCGGCCCTGTCTAAT GATCTTCACCAAATGGGCACAGGGGACAGCACTAACGACATTGCCCATCTCCTTGGTATGTTGGACCCTTGGTATGAAAGAAACACTCTTAGCCTGCTTAACTTGCCTGCCAACGTCGTCTGTCAG CAAACCTCAAAGACGGAGTCAGAGTCATATGATAGTTCATATGAGCACCGTCTGCCCATCCTGGCCGACTTGGTCCTGTACTACTGTCGCTATGCTGCACGACCAGCTCTGATCCAACTCTATCAGGCTGAG TTGACGTTAGCTTGTGGAGAGAGGAGGACTGAGGTGTTCGTCCACTCCCTAGAGTTGGGTCACACCGCAGGAACACGAGCCATAAAGGCCATGG GTGCTGCCAGTAAGCGGTTTGGTATTGACGGTGACCGAGAAGCAGTGCCTCTAATGTTGGAGGTAGTGTACAACAAG GTGGTGATTAGTGGGAGAAGTCAGTGGAAAAGAGAAACCAAAGTCTGTACGTCAGTAAACTTAACCAAAGCATGCAAGAATCCTGAGGAACTAG ACTCAAAGATGGAGTGCCTGCAGCTCACAATGACTGAGGTCCTGAAGAGACAGAACTGTAAAAGCAAGAAGGGCtacaaccag CAGCTGAGCATGACAGAGGTGAAGGTGGACAAGGTGCAAGTCAGCGGTGCTGGTAACACAACCTTTGCTGTATGTCTGGACCaggatgagaaaaaaatattgcagaGTGTCACCag ATGTGACATATCAGTGTGTTATAAACCTGACAGCTCCACTGACTGGAGGCTAAGAAAATCCCTGACCTCAGCCCAAATCCAGCCTCTTAACCCCACCTTCTGCTCCCTCCTCTGCCTGCCCATTGTCACTTTCAGTGGGGCTCTTCCCTGA
- the pik3r5 gene encoding phosphoinositide 3-kinase regulatory subunit 5 isoform X2 — protein MQHTSCTEDRIQHALERCLDGLRQSPTAAHHWNVLMCSAGQSMNRWSLEELVKRDPENFLILLQQIIKKTKEVQDQCQYELVAPLAIMFSSTLLQTPYCPPDPELLEEAIKVFRCFLTWPEPYCSVCRSLLSTLQLEIKAPGISFQRLVREEQFLNTPGQCSKTMTVLLMNPCEVPAEFLLVAEQLSRIQHSQEETYITLIKHAFQSTLGTKYPLHSIHRALQVKTVNELGEIFSAVSDVLETAAAMSDPLKGRSHVIQGLEQLRESMRIPASNGRKSDGMLQTLPLPTAKCYMFHWEKDNFDVLNTLLEHEPADQVINGQAEEELEVDIDDDEEEIDAEEEEDEDDKEEEEHGLPSMSIIPNGCSNNHRASTFSTISSLSTASKDSMFSTLSVTSESYAPSLFSVTSGGDSDYFEDSDDYICSSPIAEKCSPKSMNKASARLSQHLYRLFIKPKTPRSLYRAKSLGNTESKDLFMVREKRSNSLPQQVKLRYPEPFLQTQSQTLRHVCFRRRPILSSDEDSMNTTLRVVVFGADQVAGKVARAYNSLRRKESACPRLSRAFKLQFFFVPVKRDSAAGPGSLRSPNPVVQSGTPKGAALSNDLHQMGTGDSTNDIAHLLGMLDPWYERNTLSLLNLPANVVCQQTSKTESESYDSSYEHRLPILADLVLYYCRYAARPALIQLYQAELTLACGERRTEVFVHSLELGHTAGTRAIKAMGAASKRFGIDGDREAVPLMLEVVYNKVVISGRSQWKRETKVCTSVNLTKACKNPEELDSKMECLQLTMTEVLKRQNCKSKKGYNQLSMTEVKVDKVQVSGAGNTTFAVCLDQDEKKILQSVTRCDISVCYKPDSSTDWRLRKSLTSAQIQPLNPTFCSLLCLPIVTFSGALP, from the exons TGCTGATGTGCTCGGCAGGTCAGTCAATGAACCGCTGGAGCCTGGAGGAGCTGGTGAAAAGGGACCCTGAGAACTTCCTCATCCTCTTACAACAGATCATCAAGAAGACCAAAGAG GTTCAGGATCAGTGTCAGTATGAGCTGGTGGCTCCCCTCGCTATCATGTTCTCCTCCACATTGCTTCAG ACACCATACTGTCCTCCAGACCCAGAGCTGCTGGAGGAAGCTATCAAGGTGTTTCGCTGCTTCCTCACCTGGCCTGAGCCTTACTGCAGTGTGTGTAGAAGCCTTCTCTCAACTCTACAGCTGGAGATCAAAGCCCCAG GGATTTCCTTTCAGAGACTGGTAAGAGAAGAACAGTTCCTTAACACCCCCGGCCAGTGCTCCAAGACCAT GACCGTGCTGCTGATGAACCCTTGTGAGGTGCCCGCTGAGTTTCTCTTAGTGGCTGAGCAGCTCAGTCGCATTCAGCACTCGCAGGAAGAGACCTACATCACCCTGATAAAACACGCCTTCCAGTCCACACTAGGCACCAAGTACCCTCTACATAGCATCCATAGAGCCCTGCAG GTAAAAACTGTGAATGAATTGGGGGAGATCTTCTCAGCGGTAAGTGATGTTTTAGAGACGGCCGCTGCCATGAGTGACCCTCTGAAGGGCCGCAGTCATGTAATCCAGGGACTTGAGCAACTCAGGGAGAGCATGAGAATCCCAGCATCCAATGGAAGGAAGTCTGATG GAATGCTACAAACTCTTCCTTTGCCTACAGCCAAGTGTTACATGTTTCACTGGGAAAAAGATAACTTTG ATGTTCTGAACACTCTTTTGGAACATGAGCCTGCTGACCAGGTCATTAATGGGCAGGCTGAGGAGGAACTGGAGGTAGacattgatgatgatgaggaggagattgatgcagaagaagaggaggacgaagatgacaaagaagaggaggaacatGGATTGCCTTCAATGTCTATCATACCTAATGGCTGCAGCAACAACCATCGTGCCTCCACCTTCTCCACCATCTCCTCCCTGTCCACCGCCTCCAAAGACTCCATGTTCTCCACCTTGTCCGTCACTTCAGAGTCCTACGCTCCGTCCCTCTTCTCTGTCACTTCTGGTGGTGAtagtgactactttgaagattCGGATGACTACATCTGTTCTTCTCCTATTGCTGAAAAATGTTCGCCAAAGTCTATGAACAAAGCTTCGGCTCGGCTCAGCCAGCACTTGTACAGGCTCTTCATTAAACCCAAGACCCCTCGGTCGCTATACCGGGCCAAAAGCTTAGGAAACACAGAATCAAAAGACCTTTTCATGGTGCGAGAGAAGCGCTCCAACTCTTTACCACAGCAAGTCAAGTTACGCTATCCTGAGCCCTTCCTCCAGACACAAAGTCAAACTCTCAGACACGTCTGCTTCCGAAGGAGGCCCATTCTCAGCAGTGATGAGGACAGTATGAACACTACGCTGAGAGTGGTGGTGTTTGGTGCTGATCAGGTAGCAGGGAAGGTGGCCCGAGCCTACAATAgcctgaggaggaaggagagtgCATGTCCACGTCTCAGCAGGGCCTTCAAGCTTCAGTTCTTCTTTGTGCCTGTAAAGAGGGACTCAGCAGCAGGGCCCGGGAGTCTGAGGTCTCCTAATCCTGTGGTTCAATCTGGAACTCCAAAAGGAGCGGCCCTGTCTAAT GATCTTCACCAAATGGGCACAGGGGACAGCACTAACGACATTGCCCATCTCCTTGGTATGTTGGACCCTTGGTATGAAAGAAACACTCTTAGCCTGCTTAACTTGCCTGCCAACGTCGTCTGTCAG CAAACCTCAAAGACGGAGTCAGAGTCATATGATAGTTCATATGAGCACCGTCTGCCCATCCTGGCCGACTTGGTCCTGTACTACTGTCGCTATGCTGCACGACCAGCTCTGATCCAACTCTATCAGGCTGAG TTGACGTTAGCTTGTGGAGAGAGGAGGACTGAGGTGTTCGTCCACTCCCTAGAGTTGGGTCACACCGCAGGAACACGAGCCATAAAGGCCATGG GTGCTGCCAGTAAGCGGTTTGGTATTGACGGTGACCGAGAAGCAGTGCCTCTAATGTTGGAGGTAGTGTACAACAAG GTGGTGATTAGTGGGAGAAGTCAGTGGAAAAGAGAAACCAAAGTCTGTACGTCAGTAAACTTAACCAAAGCATGCAAGAATCCTGAGGAACTAG ACTCAAAGATGGAGTGCCTGCAGCTCACAATGACTGAGGTCCTGAAGAGACAGAACTGTAAAAGCAAGAAGGGCtacaaccag CTGAGCATGACAGAGGTGAAGGTGGACAAGGTGCAAGTCAGCGGTGCTGGTAACACAACCTTTGCTGTATGTCTGGACCaggatgagaaaaaaatattgcagaGTGTCACCag ATGTGACATATCAGTGTGTTATAAACCTGACAGCTCCACTGACTGGAGGCTAAGAAAATCCCTGACCTCAGCCCAAATCCAGCCTCTTAACCCCACCTTCTGCTCCCTCCTCTGCCTGCCCATTGTCACTTTCAGTGGGGCTCTTCCCTGA